In Capillimicrobium parvum, a genomic segment contains:
- a CDS encoding metal-dependent transcriptional regulator, whose translation MSQSATDQHETELRPPSPAEARYLEVMGRLGRGGVPVAGAAIARSLGLSAPTVHEMLRRLEADGFIVRAETGGWLLTADGRRQSDAVRRRRRVVEHFLRTVLHVPENEVAGEADALLTAISSKLEDRLRAASWPGDRPCGELARTGDRLQAVGHARR comes from the coding sequence ATGAGCCAGAGCGCCACGGATCAGCACGAAACCGAGCTGCGCCCGCCCAGCCCCGCGGAGGCGCGGTACCTCGAGGTGATGGGCCGTCTCGGTCGTGGCGGTGTGCCCGTCGCCGGCGCGGCGATCGCCCGCTCGCTCGGGCTCTCGGCTCCGACCGTCCACGAGATGCTGCGGCGTCTCGAGGCCGACGGATTCATCGTGCGGGCGGAGACCGGCGGCTGGCTGCTCACCGCCGACGGCCGTCGCCAGTCCGACGCCGTCCGGCGTCGCCGGCGGGTGGTCGAGCACTTCCTGCGCACCGTGCTGCACGTCCCGGAGAACGAGGTGGCGGGCGAGGCGGACGCGCTGCTGACGGCCATCTCTTCGAAGCTCGAGGACCGGCTGCGCGCCGCGAGCTGGCCCGGCGACCGCCCGTGCGGCGAGCTCGCCCGCACCGGCGACCGCCTCCAGGCCGTCGGGCACGCCCGCCGCTGA
- a CDS encoding Fur family transcriptional regulator, giving the protein MADGAHIQLPEDALCSALRERGQRVTPQRLTIARVVRELDRHVTAEQVLTAVSDRLPGVSLPTVYATLELLEELGSVRRVSAGGGAVLYDPRTHPHHHVVCTRCGAVADIDAPLDDEAVITAARDAGFEPERADTVVHGICMACRS; this is encoded by the coding sequence ATGGCCGACGGTGCGCACATCCAGCTTCCCGAGGACGCCCTCTGCTCCGCACTGCGCGAGCGGGGCCAGCGCGTGACGCCCCAGCGGCTCACGATCGCGCGCGTCGTCCGGGAGCTCGACCGCCACGTGACGGCCGAGCAGGTCCTCACCGCCGTGTCCGATCGGCTCCCCGGAGTCTCCCTGCCGACCGTCTACGCGACGCTCGAGCTCCTCGAGGAGCTTGGCAGCGTTCGCCGGGTCAGCGCCGGCGGCGGCGCGGTCCTCTACGACCCGCGCACGCACCCCCACCACCACGTCGTCTGCACCCGTTGCGGAGCCGTCGCCGACATCGACGCCCCGCTCGACGACGAAGCCGTCATCACCGCCGCGCGCGACGCGGGCTTCGAGCCGGAACGCGCCGACACGGTCGTCCACGGCATCTGCATGGCCTGCCGCAGCTGA